Part of the Sulfobacillus acidophilus DSM 10332 genome, TATGAATGTGCTGGTCGGCATTCAAGGATCACCCGAGCGTCCGGTGTTTATCGGCCTGGTGGCGGTGGTCCAGCCGACAACCCGGACCCTAACGGTCGTGCCGGTTTCCGGAAGTATCCCGGTGGTCGCCGATCACCAAACCGAACCGTTATATGAAGCGGTATCGGGGTTGCCGGCCAAAGCCGCAACCCGTCTCGTGTCGCAGGCGACCCAAATTCCCATCGACCACTATTTCTACATCACTCCGAAAGATCTCATGCTGGTGCTTGATGCCCTCTACTATCATTCCCCCGGCTGGCCCAAAACCGAAACTCCGGTGGTGATGTTGAATATTTTAGGTTATCCTAGCGGTCGGGTCGCCCCCCGGCAACAAGTCGCCTTTATTGACCATTTGGTGTCGCAATTGCCGACGATTAGTCCCATCGCGGCCGGCTCCCTGTTGCAAATTCCGAAGTCATCCGTTACCAATTTGACGAGCTATCAGTTGTTTTTGCTGGCTAATTATGTCCGCGGGGATCAGTTGGTGCCGGGAAATCCCCAAGCCTATCATCATCCCGTCAGGAGGACCCATGGCTAAGGACTGGCAAACCGAATCGCACACTTCACTCGTGAACACCGACCGGGAGACGCCGGCGGTTCCTCGGCGCCCTCGCCTGGAACGCCACTGGCCCCTATTGGCGGCGGTGGGATGGGTATTTGTTTTATCCCGGCTGTTTTTTGTGGAAGTGGCCAGTCTTGGGTATATCTACTTGCCCCACGCCTGGATTGAAGCCCCGGAAGGCACCCTACCGCCCGCCGGGGGGCTTCTGTACCATGTGTTGGTTGGCCTCTGGGCCCATTGGGACGGATTATGGTACCTGTCGATTGCCACCTACGGCTATCAAAATCGTCCCACCGCCACCGCCTTCTTTCCGCTGTATCCCTTGGCGATCAAGCTGACCGGGGGATCCGTACTGAGCGGGATTTTTGTGTCGTTATTGGCCTTCTTGGTCGCTTTATATTTTTTGGCCCGATTAGCCGAGCTGGAATGGGGCCCGCGTACCGCCTGGTACGCTCTTTTAGCTTTGGCCTTTTTTCCGACCGCCTTTTATGCCAATGCCGTATATTCCGAGTCGCTCTTTCTCATGCTGGCCAGCGCCTCCCTCTATTTCTTGCGGACTCGGCGCTATTGGATTGCCGGACCCTTGGGGGCGTTAGCCACGCTCGTCACCATGTACGGCATTTTGCTCGTCTTGCCCTTTTTCTGGGTTATCGGTCGGCAAGAAAGCTGGCGGTTCAAGAAACTCCTCCATGTGCTGTGGATGCCGCTCGGTTTATCTGTTTACATGGCGTACCTGGTGCCTCTTTTTGGAGACCCCTTAATCTTCGAAAAAGCCCAGTCCAATTGGGGACGTCACTTCGAATGGTTCCCGGTCACGATTTGGCAAGGTTTGGTGGCGGCGTGGCATTCCTGGCCCGATGCCGTGAACTTCGCCGTGTTGTTTCAACGGGGAGCCCCGTCGACGGTGCCCAGTAATCTCTATAACGTGCTGTTTACGCTCTTTGCCTTAGCCGTGTTGGTGTTCAGCATCAAACGCCTGCCGTTTTATCTCTGGCTCTATGCGGCCGCCGCTCTTTTCATGCCGCTTTCCTATCCGGCGGAAGGAAACCCGCTCATGTCGATGCCGCGTTTAGTTTTGGAAGCGTTCCCCCTCTTTTTGGGGCTCGGCAATATAATGGCCCGAACCCCTTGGGTTCGAGCCGTCTATTTTGTCGTTGCAATTCCTCTGGGCGTCTTATTGGTCACGTTATTTGCCACGGCCCATTGGGTGGCCTAACGCCGTCCCTTAATGGCCGCCGCAACCGCAACCGCCTTGCGGTGCGTTGGGGTTGGAGATAAAGAACCCCTCGGAGAGCTCCGACTTTTTGTAATCGATGATGCCCCCGTCCAAGTGCGGCTGGCTGTCCGGATCGACCAACAGGGCCAATCCCCGCGCCTCTACGACCGCATCGTCGGGGGAGCGTTCCTCTTCCCAGTGCATCCGGTAACCAATACTTCCGCATCCACAGGTCTGCGCCGCGGCAATCCGCACATAGTCCGCTCGCTTGTTTTCCGCCAGTCGGGACAAGGCTTCTTCCGCTTCCGGGGTAATTACCAAATTCATCGCCACCGCTATCGCCTCCGCCTCCATGTTATAAGACGGACGGACCTCTGTAAAGGCGGGGATCCTGGGTAATTACTAATACCACTGCCGCTGTCATCATAATGACCGCCCATACCACATCCAACCAGCGCCGGCGGGGTAGCCAGACACTTTGAAAACGGCGGATCCAGAGTCCCCCCAAAAGACCGCCGATGCCGTACGCCAGCACGCCATGCCAATCAATCGCGCGATGTAAGCCATAATACACCGCGTTAAAAAGTGCCAGACCGGCGATCAACAAAAGTGCCACGCCCATCCCACCGGCCTCCGGAATGCCGGAAATCCAAAGGGCGGGGACGGTTAAAAAGCTGGTGCCGACACCCCCGAATCCCCCTAAGAACCCGAGAACCAATCCGGCCCCTTCGGCCGGAATCCGGCAAAGCCGCGGGTGGCGCGTATACCACGCGATCCACCACGACCGCAAAAACGCCGCCCATATGCCGTTAACCAGAAAAAAGCCCGCCATGATCAGCGCCGACAAAACCGGTGTCATCACCTGTCGGTGAATCCAGTGGCCAATTGCCAGGCCGGCCAACGCCGGTCCCCCAAGACGATACAAGGCCGGCCAGGGAATTTGTCGCCGACGAACGGCATCCACCGCAGCCACCAAAACGGTCAGCGTGACGGCCAGTGCCGCCGACGCCAAGCGCTCATGCATGCGGGCCGTGCGCACCACTTCCAAAAAAACCGGCCCGGCGACCGCCGTTCCCCCGGCACCGGAAAGCCCTAACATCATGCCGCTAAGCCACCCGCCCCCCATTTCGGCCGCGGTACGCCATATCCCATGCATCGGTCATTTTGCCTCCGTCGCGGTTTTTCCGCTTATAGCCTCTCCGAAAGTTGCCATGCTATGTCTTAAAAGAGAGAGGAGGCCTCGCACCCGTGGGACACGTGCTTCGGACGCTCTGGAAACTCGTTCAACGGCGGGATCTCAGCGCGTTTGCCGCAGCCATGGCCTATAACCTCATCTTCGCGGTAGCCCCGCTCCTCTTTTTGTCGGGCACGCTTTTAGCCTGGCTGCATCTTCCGGGGATTGAAGACTGGTTTCGCGGACCGCTGGGCGTACTCATGTCACCTGCACTCCGTCGGCTTCTCTTGCAATTGGCGAAGGGTCAGCATCGTCCAACCTTATTATCCTTGGCGGGTTTGGGCGTGCTTTGGGGATTGGCCGGCGCGATGCGGCAATTAATCGATGCATTAAACCGGGTTGAAGGAATTCATCACCCTCGACGACCCGGATGGCTGGATTATGTGATCGCGGCGGCGGCCGGCCTCATCGCCGGGGGGTTGTTGACAGTGAGTGAGGCTCTCGTCGTTTTCGGGTCGATGGTGGTCCATCTCATCAGTATCATGACCGAAAGTGCGCCGATTTGGATCTGGGGTGCCCAGATCATGCGCTGGGCGCTGGTGATTGTTCTGACCGGGGCCGTCATCGCCGCCATCTACGCCTGGTTGCCCGATCGGCGCCAGCCGCTCCGCTGGGTAAGTCCTGGCCAATTGACCGCGCTAGTACTTTGGTTGGGAATTTCTTGGGCATTTTCTCTCTATACGAAGGCTCTTTGGCAGGGAGAGGTCCGCGTTTATGGGGGCTTAGCCGGCGTCATTTTTTTTGTGCTCTATTTATATTGGCTCAGTTGGGCCCTTTTGCTGGGGGCGCAAATTAATCAAGTTATAGCCGCAAAAGATGGGTCACCACGGTTATCAAAAGGCCGACCAGCCCGCCGACAATCGCACCGTTGATGCGAATCCACTGCAGATCGCGGCCCACGTACCATTCCAGCTTGTCGATCCATTCCCGTTCATTCATTTGATTCAAATTGTCCCTCACCAGCCGCCCCAGTACCGGATGATATTGCCGAACCAATCGGGCCGCTCCCACCGTTAAGGCGTCCGACACCTGGTGCAAAGTCTCGGGATGGTCCCGAAGCCAATCCGTCACCGCTTGGCGGACTTTCTCAAGTGTCTCTGCCGCTTTTTCCGGTTCAACCGATGCGGTCAATTGCGCACGCAGCCAGACCACAACCTCCTCCCAGGGAATCTGCCCGAGAGCCCCCATTTTAAACGCCTCGACCCGCTCCCGGACTGTCGGGTTATCCCGTAAAGCCATCATCATGCGGACTAAAAGCAGTTCAAATTGGTCCAGCGCTTTATCCGATTCCAGCCACTCCATTAATCCATGTTTCAAGGAAAGGCTTAAGTCGCGATAGTCGACCGTCCCTAACGATTCCAAGAGCCCGAGAAAAAATTTCTGGGTGGTGGTCTTGGTATATTGCTCCAGCACTAATTTCAACCGACTTTCCATTTCATCGGTAAATTCGACACTGTCGAGCGTCACCCGCACGTGTTGAGCCAAGAACTGAAAGAGATCGCGATCATGCCCGCTCGCGACTAACCATCGGATCAGGGTAACCAGCCCGTCGCTAAGCGACAAAGACGCGGCTTGGCGTTCCGTCCAGTTTTTCACCAAGCTCCCCCACTCGGCCGGAGCGACGTCGGCCAGCCATTCCCGGCCGTGACGGCCAAGCCAGACGGCCACCGGCCGCGGCCAATCGGCGGCCAGCCCCTGGGTAATCCACCGGTCCCAGGGCAACTTGTCCAGTTGACGGGTGACATATTCCAACGATAAGAGCTCGGTTTCGACCAACGTCGCGATGGCGTTGATAATGCGCTCACGGTTGGCCGAAATGATCGACGTATGCGGTAGCCACTTCAACCCTAACGGATGCCGGAAAAGAGCGGTCACCGCGTACCAGTCGGCGACCCCGCCGGCCAAGCCGGCCAGGGCCATCCCCAAAAGGTAGGGGGCCCATCCGCTATGACGAAACGCCAGGGCCACGACCAATAACAACAGCAGGATTCCTAAGGAGATATTGGCCCAGCGCCGTTGCATCGACCCGCCCTCTTTCTTATGCCCGTATCTTTGAGTATCTTACCGAGGACTTGGCACTTCTGCAAACGCAGGCGATACGCGCGCATGGAGACGACGCCAAATAAGTTGGCCCGTCCAAGCCACGTACCCCTGAGCCATAGACGCCAACAGCACAAAAATGACCAGCGTCATCGGATGGGGCCATTTCTGGTAGAGGACCATCAAAAGACCCATACTGGCCAGTCGGCCACTATTCAACGCCAGTTCGCGCGACAGCATGTAACCCACTCGATGGCGCGTAACATCGGGGTCTTGGTCCATGACGTCGAGAGGGATCGCTTCGTTGGGAACGGTAAACCAGGGCATGCTAAAGGACATCACAACGCCGTAAAGAAAAACCGCCCACGCCCCCGCACGAAGTCCGAAGAGCGCCAAGGCCCCGAGTGACATGCCGACCACCCCGATCCATAAAGACCGCTCCCGTTTTTCCGGGGTGACCCAGCGGGCGACCGCCAGGGAACCCACCATGCGCATCACGGCGCTGACACTCGAATAGACCCCGACGAGCCAGGCGCTCCGAGTCGCCAGATAGACCAGAAAAACCCCGGCCAATCCCGTCATCGCTTCCCGAGTGCCCCGCACGGCCAACGTCTTTAACGCGTCGCGCCAAAGAGGGAAACGGCGCGCCAATTGAAAACTGACGCGAAGCGGCATATCGCCCAAAGGCGGACCGGGGGGTACCGCCAGACTAATACCGAAAGTTATGCCATATAACACCACGGCAGCCGAAAACACGAGCAAATAGCCTTCAAAATGCGGTAAAAAGCCGATAATCAAGCCGCCCGCGAGCGGCCCCAAGACGCCGGCCACACTGCTCACCGCCGAATTGATACCATAAAACCGAATCCGTTGAGCCGGATCGACGGTATCAAACGTCATCAAGTTGGCCCCAAACCAAAAGAAGCCCTGCGCCACGCCCTGTAAAATCCCCAACCCCACCAGATGCCGATTGGCCGTCGGCCCTAAAAACCAGAGCACCCCATAAAACCCGGCGGTCAAAAAAAGCCCCAGGCGATACGGACGGATAGGGGCATGGCGGGCAAACACGGCCGCCACCAGATAAAAAACGCCGTTTAAGGTCAAAAAATAAATCCCGTTGAATAGTGCGAGTGCTCTCAGTTGGTGGGACACGACAAAAATAAACAAGTTGACGAAGACACTGGCAATCGCCCCAGCGGTCGTCGCCCCCGCCATGGTCGCCAATAGCCAACGCGTGCCCCGGTCCAGGAATCGGCCGGATGGTGCGGACATGGTCCTGCTCCCCCCCTTCCTGTTCATGATAACAAACCGCCGATTGATTTTTCCTGGCGGCTAGACGACAATGAGACGGAAAATCCCTGGGCCCCGACCCATGCTCCGGGGAGCTCACGAGTTTAGGACAATAGGAGGCAACAGGTTATGATCGTTGATGTGGTGATTGAAATCCCCCGCGGCAGTCAAAACAAATACGAAGTGGATCACGAAACCGGCCGCATCCGGCTTGATCGGGTGCTCTTTTCCCCCATGCACTATCCGGCCGAATACGGACTGATCGAAAATACCCTGAGTGAGGACGGAGACCCTTTAGACGCGTTGGTTCTGACCAGCTTTCCGACCTTTCCGGGGTGTATCGTACGGGCGCGAATTGTCGGCCTGTTAGAAATGTCCGATGACAAAGGGGTGGACAACAAACTCTTAGGAGTTGCCGCCGACGATCCCCGCTTTGACGGCATTCAATCGCTGGATGACGTCAATCCCCACATCCTCAAAGAAATTCCCCACTTTTTCCAAACCTATAAGCAACTGGAGAACAAAGAGGTCGAGATTCGCGGCTGGAAGGGTACCGAGGAAGCCCTGAAAGTGTTGGAAGCGTCTCGCCAGCGGTATCAAGGCTAACCTAAGGCGGGAGGTCGGCTACGGGTCCGGCCTCCCGCGCTATCGTGCCACGACCAACGGAACCAAATAGCGGGCACTGACCCGCAAATCTTGGCTCATTTTCTCCAAGTCGACCAATACGGCCGCCATGTCTAAGAATTTCCGACCATGGCCCGGCAACAAGAGGGTGCCGGCCTGCCGGACCAAGTCGTCCCGCAAGCGATCCGCTTGGTCAAGCCACGCTTCCAATTGGGCGGCGGCGTCGGTATGCCCCCGGGTGACCACTTGGGCATAACTATCCAACGCGTCCGCCATCACCGCCAGGGCTTGCGCCAGCCCGGCAGCCAGGGTCTTAGGCAACATCGCCCCCGGTTGGGTCACGTCGCGGTCCAACGTGACAAACAAGGTCCGCGCAATGCCGCGGACTTGGCTGACGGCATGGTCCAACACGACCACCGCCTTGGCCAGTCGATCCAGCCGTTGCCGACGCCCCCGGGCCCAAGGGTTCCAACGCAGGCTGGTTTCTGCCCGTTTAATGGCCGTGCGGGCCTGACCGAGCGCCCGATCAATCTGACGGGCCCGAGCCAAGTGGCGATTCGCTTCGTCGGGATCGAGCCCGCCGGCTAAATCCTCTTGAATCCCGCGCATCACATCGCGGACGGCTTGGGACAACAGCGCGACGGCTTGATTCGCCTCCGGGGTAAAGTCCGGCGGCCAGGCCAACGCCGCAACCGCCATCGCCACTACCGCCCCCAAAATCGTATCCATCACCCGTTGCCACGCATAACCCTGCACGTGATTTCCCACCGCCAGCACCAGTAAAGCGCTGATAGCCACCTGCGGCACGCCTTGAGGACCGAGGCGAAGCCGCGTGGCCACCGCCAAGGCGACAAACACCAAGACGGTTAAGGACCCGGTGTTTAATCCCACCCGATGGGCAAACACCATGGCCAATAAAATGCCGCCGACCACACCGACAATGCGTTGAATCCCCCGGGACAAGGATTCCTGGACGGTCGCCTGAAGGGACAAAATGGCCGCCAACGGTGCAAAATAGGGACGCGGAGTCCGTAAAAGCCAAGCGGCCAGGCCCCAAGCCAGTCCGGCGGCAATCGCCGTTTTCACCACCTGCAGGCTAAGCCCCCAGTTTTCCAGACGGTCCCAGGGTAATTTAGACCATTGTAACCGCATACGGGTAATGTGCCGAAGGGCACCGCACTTTATCCGGGTTGCCCGAACCCGTCCGGTCTCCCACGATTCGGATGACCAGGAGGCTTCCCCCATAGCCACCCCTTCGGTCACGCCGGGCGCACGGCGCGAGGGCCCCTACGCTATCACGTCAACGATAAAGCCCCGGGGGGCGTCTCATGGACCCATCCGGTCGCCGCCTCATAAATCGCGGCGATCTCCAATAAGGCGCGTTCTTGTCCATAAGCCGCCACTAACTGGAGACTCACCGGGCGCCCATCGGAGGTCCAGCCGGCGGGTACCGCGATGGCCGGCAATCCCAGTAAGTTAAACGGGTTGGTCAAGCGGGTGACCACCGCCCGCACGTCTTCTCGACCGCGCCGGGTCGTCAGATGGGTTTCGGTCAAGGGCGGCGGCGCGACCGGTACCGTGGCCAACACGATCACGTCGTAGGCGGACCACCAGTTGGCGTACCAGGCTTTCACCCAGTTTTGGTAGCGTTTGGCTTGGACATATTCGACGGCCGACCAGTCGCCTCCGGCGGCTAACCGGTCCCGGACATCCGGTTGATACCGTTCGGGCGCTTCCAGCCATTTAGGCCAATGATAGGTGAGCGCTTCGACACTCAGGATGATGCTTTGAGCCGTCCGGATCTCCTCGACATGTGGCAAAGGACCCCGTTCGACGACGGCCCCGGTTGCATCGGCCAGCCGTTGCACGGTTTGGCGCAGAACGTGCGCGACGTCCTCTTCGTCGGGGTCAACCGACGGCCCTTCCGGCCAATAGATCCGAACGGGCGTCCGAATAGGTTCCGAAGCCGTCGCCGGACCCGCCAAGACATCCCATAAGAGGGCTACATCCTCGACGGTGCGGGCCAGTGGTCCCACGTGATCTAAACTCCAGGCCAAGGGAATCACCCCGTCGGTGGACACCCGGCCCATCGACGGCTTGAGTCCCACCACATGACAAAAGGCGGCCGGGATCCGAATGGAGCCCCCGGTATCCGTCCCCACCGCACCGGCCATTAACCCGCTCGCCACGGCCACCGCCGATCCCCCGCTCGAACCGCCGGCCATCCACTGAGAATTCCAGGGGTTACGCACCGGTCCAAATGCCGAACTGGTACTGGTCGGACCATACGCATATTCATGCAGGTTTAATTTCCCTAAGTCGACATGGGCGCCGGCTTGCCGGAGCTGTCGCGTGACCTGGGCATCTTCCGTCGCCGGGGTGGCCGAATGCCAGAGGGAACCGGCGGTGGTCACCTGTCCTTGCCGATCAATCAAATCTTTGAGCCCAACCAGTACCCCGTCGAGCGGTCCTCGCGGATTTCCCTGTCGGTAACGCGCTTCGGCGGCTCGGGCTTCACTGAGGGCCCGTTCCTCGTCCCACGACACCATGAGTCCGGTTCGCTGTTGCCACGCGGGTAGTGCCGCCAATACCGTGCGGGTCCATTCGACGGGACTTAGATCACCTTGCCGAAAGCGCGTGGTCAATTCACGGATGGTCATGTGCGGCCACCTCCAAACCCACGGAAATCGGCACCTGGAGTCTTCTTAGGCGATCCACCCGTTCGGATGTCCAGCGGAGGTGACCTTGACGCCAATACGCTTCGAGGGCCGCTTGATACGGTTCGGCTAGAGAATCATAAATCTCTGCTTCCGGAAGCCAAGCCAGCTCCGTATGTTCCTCGCTGACCGCCGGCGAATCATCGTCGGCCGACGCGGAAACCACGGCGTAGGTCACAAAAAGGAGTGGCCGTTGAGGCACGATTTCCGCGACCCGCACATCTAAGAGCCGCTCGACTTGAATCGAAAGACCGGTTTCTTCCCGGAACTCTCGGATTAACGTTTCTTCTAACGATTCTCCGGCCTCATGCCGGCCCCCCGGCAATTCCCAATCCCCGGCGGGATTTTTCCCGAACAAGATCTTCCCCCGTCGGGCCAAAATACCTTTTACCGTGACGGTCAAAACGTCCACCCTATCGCCCCCATCCAGTACCGTATCACAGTCTTTTCGGGGGTTAAAGCCGTAACCGGGCACGGTGCCAGTCAAACCATAACGAAAAAAGCAGGCCGAAAACCAGCAGCGCTAAAATCACCCCAGGCCACAAGAGCTGATTTGCCCCGACCGGCCAAGCTTTTTGCAAGACCGCCAAGACGTCCAACAGCACATGGGCCAATATCGGAGCCAACATGTCCCCGGTAACGAAAAGATAGATGGTCCAAGGCCAGACCGTCAGCCCAATTACCAGCATGGTCCATCCACCCCAACTGGGCACGTGCCATAACCCGAACAGCAGGGCGGCCACCAGCGCCACCAGCAATCGTTCGCCGCTTCCGCGCGGCCGGACCCACTGCCACACGGCGATTAACCCGCCCAACAGCACCAGATTTTCGACCGGCAGAACTAAGGGAAATTGCCATAAAAGCTGGCGGGCCGCCGTAGGGGTCAATCGCGACAACCCGTCGGCCTGGGGATTAAATCCCAGCATATGGGTGGCGGCCGACCCCATCGCCAAACTGGCGGCCACCAGCAAGAGCGTTTGCCCCCAGGTGGCCGAAGTGAGTCGGGTGTTCCGCCAGAGCCATCCCCCTAAGGGCCAGGTGATCACCAAAAAGATGAGGCCTCCGTAACCATAACCGGCCCAGGCCGTGTGGGCCAGTCGGCCCAGTCCTACGACCGCGGTCGCCGCCAACAAGGTACCGAGAGCCATACGCCACGCAGGCACAACCTGGTTCACTTGCCAAAAAAGCGGAGCCGGCTGCGACAGAATGCCGAGCCGGCTGATTTTATCCGCCATCGCCCATCACTCCTCCATTGATACATAAGCCAATGGACGAGGAGAAATGTCGGATTAGGCTAAAATGCTTTCAATGCGAGCCAACGTGTCCGCGTCGAGAGTGATATCGATGGCTTTCACGTTTTCGAGAATTTGCTCCGGTCGCGACGCCCCGATTAAGGCACTGGAAATCGCGGGCTGCCGCAATACCCAGGCGAGTGCCAGCTGACTTAACGTAATGCCGAGATCGCGGGCGACCGCGCTCAGTTGTTCGACTTTCGATAAAATCTCGTCGGTTAAAAAGCGAGCCACAAAGTGCTTAACCCCTTCGGTGGCCGCGCGCGACCCGGGCGGCGGCGCTTCGCCCCGTCGGTACTTCCCGGTCAGCACCCCTTGGGCCAACGGGGAAAAGACCACGACCCCCATCCCTGCTTGTTCACATTGCGGCAAAACCGCCGCCTCTATGTAACGGTTGAACATGTTGTAAACCGGTTGACTCGCCCGGAGCGGACGAAAGCCGCGCGCCGCCTGCACAGCCAAGGCCTCGCTAATCTGCTGGGGAGCCCATTCGCTAATCCCGGTGTATAACACTTTGCCTTGCC contains:
- a CDS encoding protein of unknown function DUF939 (PFAM: Bacterial protein of unknown function (DUF939)~COGs: COG4129 membrane protein~InterPro IPR010343~KEGG: cai:Caci_2550 protein of unknown function DUF939~PFAM: Protein of unknown function DUF939, bacterial~SPTR: Putative uncharacterized protein), yielding MGEASWSSESWETGRVRATRIKCGALRHITRMRLQWSKLPWDRLENWGLSLQVVKTAIAAGLAWGLAAWLLRTPRPYFAPLAAILSLQATVQESLSRGIQRIVGVVGGILLAMVFAHRVGLNTGSLTVLVFVALAVATRLRLGPQGVPQVAISALLVLAVGNHVQGYAWQRVMDTILGAVVAMAVAALAWPPDFTPEANQAVALLSQAVRDVMRGIQEDLAGGLDPDEANRHLARARQIDRALGQARTAIKRAETSLRWNPWARGRRQRLDRLAKAVVVLDHAVSQVRGIARTLFVTLDRDVTQPGAMLPKTLAAGLAQALAVMADALDSYAQVVTRGHTDAAAQLEAWLDQADRLRDDLVRQAGTLLLPGHGRKFLDMAAVLVDLEKMSQDLRVSARYLVPLVVAR
- a CDS encoding Amidase (PFAM: Amidase~COGs: COG0154 Asp-tRNAAsn/Glu-tRNAGln amidotransferase A subunit and related amidase~InterPro IPR000120~KEGG: rrs:RoseRS_3083 amidase~PFAM: Amidase~SPTR: Aspartyl/glutamyl-tRNA(Asn/Gln) amidotransferase subunit A), producing the protein MTIRELTTRFRQGDLSPVEWTRTVLAALPAWQQRTGLMVSWDEERALSEARAAEARYRQGNPRGPLDGVLVGLKDLIDRQGQVTTAGSLWHSATPATEDAQVTRQLRQAGAHVDLGKLNLHEYAYGPTSTSSAFGPVRNPWNSQWMAGGSSGGSAVAVASGLMAGAVGTDTGGSIRIPAAFCHVVGLKPSMGRVSTDGVIPLAWSLDHVGPLARTVEDVALLWDVLAGPATASEPIRTPVRIYWPEGPSVDPDEEDVAHVLRQTVQRLADATGAVVERGPLPHVEEIRTAQSIILSVEALTYHWPKWLEAPERYQPDVRDRLAAGGDWSAVEYVQAKRYQNWVKAWYANWWSAYDVIVLATVPVAPPPLTETHLTTRRGREDVRAVVTRLTNPFNLLGLPAIAVPAGWTSDGRPVSLQLVAAYGQERALLEIAAIYEAATGWVHETPPGALSLT
- a CDS encoding NUDIX hydrolase (PFAM: NUDIX domain~COGs: COG1051 ADP-ribose pyrophosphatase~InterPro IPR000086~KEGG: amd:AMED_7115 NUDIX hydrolase~PFAM: NUDIX hydrolase domain~SPTR: NUDIX hydrolase), producing the protein MDVLTVTVKGILARRGKILFGKNPAGDWELPGGRHEAGESLEETLIREFREETGLSIQVERLLDVRVAEIVPQRPLLFVTYAVVSASADDDSPAVSEEHTELAWLPEAEIYDSLAEPYQAALEAYWRQGHLRWTSERVDRLRRLQVPISVGLEVAAHDHP
- a CDS encoding Abortive infection protein (PFAM: CAAX amino terminal protease family~InterPro IPR003675~PFAM: Abortive infection protein), which gives rise to MADKISRLGILSQPAPLFWQVNQVVPAWRMALGTLLAATAVVGLGRLAHTAWAGYGYGGLIFLVITWPLGGWLWRNTRLTSATWGQTLLLVAASLAMGSAATHMLGFNPQADGLSRLTPTAARQLLWQFPLVLPVENLVLLGGLIAVWQWVRPRGSGERLLVALVAALLFGLWHVPSWGGWTMLVIGLTVWPWTIYLFVTGDMLAPILAHVLLDVLAVLQKAWPVGANQLLWPGVILALLVFGLLFSLWFDWHRARLRL
- a CDS encoding aldo/keto reductase (PFAM: Aldo/keto reductase family~COGs: COG0667 oxidoreductase (related to aryl-alcohol dehydrogenase)~InterPro IPR001395~KEGG: aac:Aaci_2071 aldo/keto reductase~PFAM: Aldo/keto reductase~SPTR: Aldo/keto reductase), with the protein product MKYRRLGKAGIQVSEIALGSWLTYGTVTERENGIQCVRQAFEVGINHFDCANVYGHQPHAAEAFLKEALAPFKRDEYVLTTKAFWPVGDKPNQRGLSRKHLFEQIDQSLKALGTDYVDIFYCHRADPETDVEETLWALDDLVRQGKVLYTGISEWAPQQISEALAVQAARGFRPLRASQPVYNMFNRYIEAAVLPQCEQAGMGVVVFSPLAQGVLTGKYRRGEAPPPGSRAATEGVKHFVARFLTDEILSKVEQLSAVARDLGITLSQLALAWVLRQPAISSALIGASRPEQILENVKAIDITLDADTLARIESILA